A portion of the Halogeometricum sp. S1BR25-6 genome contains these proteins:
- a CDS encoding non-canonical purine NTP pyrophosphatase — translation MLRYVTTNPGKVREALQYLDGVAEQRSAADRTQSGIVEQLDYDYTEVQAAELGPIAAHGAREAYRHAGEPVLVDDAGLFVDGFDGFPGPYSSYAEDTLGVEAVYRLAERELDDPRRAAFRCVLAYCDGEGFAASPDPVDRDDRTAAAARGAEQSDEETEGLPVKLFEGVVKGRIVPPRGDGGFGYDPIFEHDGTTFAEMSSEEKNAVSHRGRALAKFGEWFAERTEFP, via the coding sequence ATGCTTCGATACGTCACGACGAACCCGGGGAAGGTGCGGGAGGCGTTGCAGTATCTCGACGGCGTCGCCGAGCAACGCTCGGCGGCAGACCGGACGCAGTCCGGTATCGTCGAGCAGTTGGACTACGACTACACCGAGGTGCAGGCGGCGGAACTCGGCCCCATCGCGGCCCACGGCGCGCGCGAGGCGTACCGCCACGCCGGCGAACCGGTGCTCGTGGACGACGCCGGTCTGTTCGTCGACGGGTTCGACGGATTTCCCGGCCCGTACTCCTCCTACGCCGAGGACACCCTCGGCGTCGAGGCGGTGTACCGACTCGCGGAACGCGAACTCGACGACCCGCGCCGCGCGGCGTTCCGGTGCGTCCTCGCGTACTGCGACGGCGAGGGGTTCGCGGCGAGTCCGGACCCGGTGGACCGCGACGACCGGACTGCCGCCGCCGCCCGCGGGGCCGAGCAGAGCGACGAGGAGACGGAGGGACTGCCGGTGAAACTGTTCGAGGGCGTCGTCAAAGGCCGTATCGTCCCGCCGCGCGGCGACGGCGGGTTCGGCTACGACCCCATCTTCGAGCACGACGGGACGACGTTCGCGGAGATGAGTAGTGAGGAGAAGAACGCGGTGTCGCATCGTGGGCGGGCGCTGGCGAAGTTCGGGGAGTGGTTCGCCGAGCGAACGGAGTTCCCGTGA
- the spt4 gene encoding transcription elongation factor subunit Spt4 translates to MAKPRLACRECHYINMPDSQACESCGSSSLTEDWAGYVVITHPETSEIATEMNVDEAGGYALKVR, encoded by the coding sequence ATGGCCAAGCCGCGTCTCGCCTGCCGCGAGTGCCACTACATCAACATGCCCGACTCGCAAGCGTGCGAGAGCTGCGGTTCGTCGAGCCTCACGGAGGACTGGGCGGGCTACGTCGTCATCACGCACCCCGAGACGAGCGAGATAGCGACCGAGATGAACGTGGACGAGGCCGGCGGCTACGCGCTGAAGGTCCGCTGA
- a CDS encoding DUF5787 family protein, with amino-acid sequence MHADADGPREFAFELALCSHLEEATDWVLGRQLGAAVAAPARRVVDVCGLVPGPAFDDRAAISERTIPVRAVTSDVGVGEAVFWRDAFDCHRETARETVDAAVEAGFFDSEVRGGREYVRRTTRYPEEWFASLVGVENKPDLDAPGDLERQLRTDVSLGLFDEVVLATESHVTRAHLNRIPEAVGVWRFDPATGERTVVRDPTPLDAAGPGVELAAEHPLRTDVTVVSAEEKRLARLRVAERTYGKGWRTYEFPPCASARATDDGRPYCAHFGRVVDPGRDCGDDCPAFEAGESPAVDAATLRDDRTPWVVDPAGVARRQSGLDRFL; translated from the coding sequence GTGCACGCCGACGCCGACGGCCCCCGAGAGTTCGCCTTCGAACTCGCCCTCTGCTCGCACCTCGAAGAGGCGACCGACTGGGTGCTCGGCCGCCAACTCGGCGCCGCCGTCGCCGCGCCCGCCCGCCGCGTCGTCGACGTCTGCGGCCTCGTCCCCGGCCCGGCGTTCGACGACCGCGCGGCAATCTCCGAGCGGACGATTCCGGTCCGCGCAGTGACGAGCGACGTCGGCGTCGGCGAGGCGGTGTTCTGGCGCGACGCGTTCGACTGCCACCGCGAGACGGCGCGGGAGACGGTCGACGCCGCCGTCGAGGCGGGCTTCTTCGACTCGGAGGTCCGCGGCGGCCGCGAGTACGTCCGGCGGACGACGCGCTACCCGGAGGAGTGGTTCGCGTCGCTCGTCGGCGTCGAGAACAAACCCGACCTAGACGCCCCCGGCGACTTGGAGCGTCAACTCCGGACGGACGTCTCTCTCGGCCTGTTCGACGAGGTGGTGTTGGCCACGGAGAGCCACGTCACCCGCGCGCACCTCAACCGCATCCCCGAGGCGGTCGGCGTCTGGCGGTTCGACCCGGCGACGGGCGAACGGACCGTCGTCCGCGACCCGACGCCGCTCGACGCGGCCGGTCCGGGCGTCGAACTCGCCGCCGAGCACCCCCTCCGAACCGACGTGACGGTCGTCTCCGCGGAAGAGAAGCGACTCGCGCGACTCCGCGTCGCAGAGCGGACCTACGGCAAGGGCTGGCGGACGTACGAGTTCCCCCCGTGCGCCAGCGCACGGGCCACCGACGACGGCCGCCCCTACTGCGCTCACTTCGGCCGCGTCGTCGACCCCGGCCGCGACTGCGGCGACGACTGCCCGGCGTTCGAAGCGGGGGAGTCGCCCGCCGTCGACGCCGCGACGCTCCGAGACGACCGGACGCCGTGGGTCGTGGACCCCGCGGGCGTCGCACGCCGACAGAGCGGGCTAGACCGGTTTCTGTGA
- a CDS encoding DNA-directed RNA polymerase gives MYKRVRLTDTVEVPPEHLADVTPLRVKRLLQDKLEGRMDEDVGSVVSVVDVHDIGEGTVLPGRAGVYYEAEFDALTFDPDMQEVIDGQVVEVVEFGAFVGIGPVDGLLHVSQISDEYLAYDGENQQLASTESNRTLGVGDSVRVRVVTKSIDERNPRDSKIGLTAKQPGLGKHGWLESDRQVTEATTEAEGQ, from the coding sequence ATGTACAAACGGGTACGACTCACAGACACAGTGGAGGTTCCGCCGGAGCATCTCGCTGACGTGACCCCCTTGCGGGTCAAGCGACTCCTGCAGGACAAGTTGGAAGGACGGATGGACGAAGACGTCGGGAGCGTCGTGAGCGTCGTCGACGTACACGACATCGGCGAAGGGACGGTGCTGCCGGGACGGGCGGGCGTCTACTACGAAGCGGAGTTCGACGCCCTCACCTTCGACCCCGACATGCAGGAGGTCATCGACGGGCAGGTCGTCGAGGTGGTGGAGTTCGGCGCCTTCGTCGGCATCGGCCCCGTCGACGGCCTGCTGCACGTCTCGCAGATATCCGACGAATACCTCGCCTACGACGGCGAGAATCAACAGCTCGCCTCGACGGAGTCGAACCGCACGCTCGGCGTCGGCGACTCCGTGCGGGTGCGCGTCGTCACGAAGAGCATCGACGAGCGCAACCCGCGCGACTCGAAGATTGGGCTCACGGCGAAACAGCCCGGACTCGGCAAGCACGGGTGGCTCGAATCCGACCGTCAGGTCACCGAGGCGACGACGGAAGCGGAGGGCCAGTAG
- a CDS encoding 30S ribosomal protein S24e: MEIEVISEDENPMLHRTDVRFEVTHEDATPSRLSVRDSLAAKLNKDSDEVVIHALNTKFGMRKTAGYAKVYTSPEFARDVEQDYMLDRNKIEADEGDAEAEAEEA; this comes from the coding sequence ATGGAAATCGAAGTCATCTCCGAAGACGAGAATCCGATGCTGCACCGGACGGACGTCCGGTTCGAGGTCACCCACGAGGACGCCACCCCCTCCCGACTGTCGGTCCGCGACAGCCTCGCGGCGAAACTGAACAAGGACTCCGACGAAGTCGTCATCCACGCGCTGAACACGAAGTTCGGCATGCGGAAGACGGCCGGTTACGCGAAGGTGTACACCTCGCCGGAGTTCGCCCGCGACGTCGAGCAGGACTACATGCTCGACCGGAACAAGATCGAGGCCGACGAGGGCGACGCCGAAGCGGAAGCCGAAGAGGCCTGA
- a CDS encoding bifunctional N(6)-L-threonylcarbamoyladenine synthase/serine/threonine protein kinase has translation MRIVAIEGTAWAASAALFDSETGEVFIESDPYEPDSGGIHPREAAEHMGDAIPDVVSAVLDRAAETGDNGAGAEIDGVAFSRGPGLGPCLRIVGTAARALAQTLDVPLVGVNHMVAHLEIGRYGSGFDSPVCLNASGANAHLLGYHNGRYRVLGETMDTGVGNALDKFTRHVGWTHPGGPKVEEAAAEGEYHDLPYVVKGMDFSFSGIMSAAKDAYDDGVPVEDVCRGLQETVFAMLTEVAERALSLTGTDELVLGGGVGQNRRLRSMLEEMCEQRGAEFYAPEPRFLRDNAGMIAVLGARMLEAGDTVPVPDSSVDPNFRPDQVPVTWRDGEESVARDPAVAAGPPADSAASPPDEVRGAEATVTFEGDSVVKRRVPKTYRHPELDERLRTERTRAEARLTSLARRAGVPTPVVRDVDPTEGTIVFQHVGESDLAGALTTGRCRTVGEHLAAVHGAGFVHGDPTTRNVRVGGDRVYLLDFGLGYHTDHVEDRAMDLHVFEQSVEGTAADPEPLLQAFEAGYAAAARGGSDPTDDEDALARLRQVEGRGRYQ, from the coding sequence ATGCGCATCGTAGCTATCGAAGGCACCGCCTGGGCCGCCAGCGCCGCGCTCTTCGATTCCGAGACAGGGGAGGTGTTCATCGAGTCCGACCCGTACGAACCCGACAGCGGCGGCATCCACCCGCGCGAGGCGGCCGAGCACATGGGCGACGCGATTCCGGACGTCGTCTCGGCGGTGCTGGACCGCGCCGCGGAGACGGGCGACAACGGCGCCGGTGCGGAGATAGACGGCGTCGCGTTCTCGCGCGGCCCCGGTCTCGGCCCCTGCCTCCGCATCGTCGGCACCGCCGCGCGCGCTCTCGCGCAGACGCTCGACGTCCCCCTCGTCGGCGTCAACCACATGGTCGCGCACCTCGAAATCGGTCGGTACGGCTCGGGGTTCGACTCGCCGGTCTGTCTGAATGCCTCCGGCGCGAACGCGCACCTCCTCGGCTACCACAACGGTCGCTACCGCGTCCTCGGCGAGACGATGGACACCGGCGTCGGCAACGCCCTCGACAAGTTCACCCGCCACGTCGGGTGGACCCACCCCGGCGGTCCGAAAGTGGAGGAGGCGGCCGCCGAGGGCGAGTACCACGACCTGCCGTACGTCGTGAAGGGGATGGACTTCTCCTTCTCGGGCATCATGTCCGCCGCGAAGGACGCGTACGACGACGGCGTCCCCGTCGAGGACGTCTGCCGCGGCCTGCAGGAGACGGTGTTCGCCATGCTGACCGAAGTCGCCGAACGAGCGCTGTCGCTGACCGGCACGGACGAACTCGTCCTCGGAGGAGGCGTCGGGCAGAACCGGAGACTGAGGTCGATGCTCGAAGAGATGTGCGAACAGCGCGGCGCCGAGTTCTACGCCCCCGAACCGCGCTTCCTCCGCGACAACGCGGGAATGATAGCCGTCCTCGGCGCGCGGATGCTGGAGGCGGGCGATACCGTCCCGGTTCCGGACTCGTCCGTCGACCCGAACTTCCGGCCGGACCAGGTGCCGGTGACGTGGCGCGACGGCGAGGAATCGGTCGCCCGCGACCCGGCAGTCGCGGCGGGTCCGCCGGCGGACTCGGCGGCCTCGCCCCCCGACGAGGTTCGCGGCGCCGAGGCGACGGTGACGTTCGAGGGCGACAGCGTCGTGAAGCGCCGCGTCCCGAAGACGTACCGACACCCCGAACTGGACGAACGGCTCCGGACAGAGCGGACCCGCGCGGAGGCGCGTCTGACGAGTCTCGCGCGGCGGGCGGGCGTCCCCACGCCCGTCGTCCGCGACGTGGACCCGACGGAGGGCACAATCGTGTTCCAGCACGTCGGCGAGTCGGACCTCGCGGGGGCGCTGACGACCGGGCGCTGCCGGACGGTGGGAGAACACCTCGCGGCCGTCCACGGCGCGGGGTTCGTCCACGGCGACCCGACGACGCGGAACGTCCGCGTCGGCGGCGACCGGGTGTACCTCCTCGACTTCGGACTCGGCTACCACACCGACCACGTCGAGGACCGCGCGATGGACCTGCACGTCTTCGAGCAGAGCGTCGAGGGAACCGCCGCGGACCCCGAACCGCTCCTGCAAGCGTTCGAGGCGGGCTACGCCGCCGCGGCGCGCGGCGGGTCGGACCCGACGGACGACGAGGACGCCCTCGCGCGCCTCCGACAGGTCGAGGGGCGCGGCCGGTACCAGTAG
- a CDS encoding DUF7384 family protein — protein MTDAAPGSDSEPGTDPDSDPDPSPARVVADADVLAADLLVGGDARAALDRLREHSWTTLVASDALLDDAEAVVADCADADLATDWRERVDAWREPVDHPDGDHPALASAYRGGAMHVLSFDDRLTSARAAAALGTRFPVSVRDPRAFASLFDAASLYEEVVGGEYEGPDRDPRA, from the coding sequence ATGACTGACGCGGCCCCCGGGTCCGACTCCGAACCGGGGACCGACCCCGACTCCGACCCAGACCCGTCGCCGGCCCGCGTCGTCGCCGACGCGGACGTACTCGCCGCGGACCTCCTCGTCGGCGGCGACGCCCGCGCGGCGCTCGACCGCCTCAGAGAGCACTCGTGGACGACGCTGGTCGCGAGCGATGCGCTCTTAGACGACGCCGAGGCCGTCGTCGCCGACTGCGCGGACGCCGACCTCGCGACCGACTGGCGGGAACGCGTGGACGCGTGGCGCGAACCGGTCGACCACCCGGACGGCGACCACCCCGCTCTCGCCTCCGCCTACCGCGGCGGCGCGATGCACGTGCTCTCGTTCGACGACCGCCTCACCTCCGCCCGCGCGGCGGCGGCGCTCGGCACCCGCTTTCCGGTCAGCGTCCGCGACCCGCGGGCGTTCGCATCGCTGTTCGACGCCGCGAGCCTCTACGAGGAAGTCGTCGGCGGCGAGTACGAGGGACCGGACCGCGACCCGCGGGCGTAG
- a CDS encoding translation initiation factor IF-2 subunit gamma, giving the protein MTQNPQQPEVNIGLVGHVDHGKTTLVQALSGSWTDQHSEEMKRGISIRLGYADATFRQIPGIDAPECYTVEETDEDGNETDVLRTVSFVDAPGHETLMATMLSGAAIMDGAVLVVSATEDVPQAQTEEHLMALDIIGIDNIVVAQNKVDLVDRDRAVENYEQIQEFVKGTVAEDAPIVPISAQQEVNIDLLIDAIEREIPTPERDESEAARMFTARSFDINRPGTTWEDLSGGVIGGSVVEGKLSEGEELELRPGREVDEGGQTEWRPITTDIRSLQAGGEMTDEVRPGGLCGVGTGLDPSLTKGDALAGQVAGEPGTLPPTREEFTMDVDLLERVVGEDEEEIEEISTGEPLMLTVGTATTVGAVTSARSGEAEVSLKRPVCAAEGAKIAINRRVGARWRLIGIGTLK; this is encoded by the coding sequence GTGACACAAAATCCACAGCAACCGGAGGTGAACATCGGACTCGTCGGTCACGTCGACCACGGAAAGACGACGCTCGTGCAGGCGTTGTCGGGGTCGTGGACCGACCAGCATTCCGAGGAGATGAAACGCGGCATCTCCATCCGCCTCGGTTACGCAGACGCGACGTTCCGACAGATTCCCGGCATCGACGCGCCGGAGTGCTACACCGTCGAGGAGACGGACGAAGACGGCAACGAGACCGACGTGCTCAGAACCGTGTCGTTCGTCGACGCGCCCGGCCACGAGACGCTCATGGCGACGATGCTCTCGGGCGCGGCTATCATGGACGGTGCCGTTCTGGTCGTGAGCGCGACCGAGGACGTCCCGCAGGCGCAGACCGAAGAGCACCTGATGGCGCTCGACATCATCGGTATCGACAACATCGTGGTCGCACAGAACAAGGTCGACCTCGTCGACCGCGACCGCGCGGTCGAGAACTACGAGCAGATACAGGAGTTCGTGAAGGGCACCGTCGCGGAGGACGCCCCCATCGTCCCCATCAGCGCCCAACAGGAGGTCAACATCGACCTCCTCATCGACGCCATCGAGCGCGAGATTCCGACGCCCGAGCGCGACGAGTCGGAGGCCGCGCGGATGTTCACGGCGCGGTCGTTCGACATCAACCGGCCCGGCACGACGTGGGAGGACCTCTCCGGCGGCGTCATCGGCGGGTCCGTCGTCGAGGGGAAACTCTCGGAAGGCGAGGAACTCGAACTCCGTCCCGGCCGCGAGGTCGACGAGGGCGGACAGACCGAGTGGCGGCCCATCACGACCGACATCCGCTCGCTGCAGGCCGGCGGAGAAATGACCGACGAGGTGCGGCCCGGCGGCCTCTGCGGCGTCGGGACCGGTCTCGACCCCAGCCTCACGAAGGGTGACGCCCTCGCCGGACAGGTCGCGGGCGAACCCGGGACGCTGCCGCCGACGCGCGAGGAGTTCACGATGGACGTCGACCTCCTCGAACGCGTCGTCGGCGAGGACGAAGAGGAGATAGAGGAGATTTCGACGGGCGAGCCGCTGATGCTCACCGTCGGCACGGCGACCACCGTCGGCGCGGTGACGAGCGCGCGGTCGGGCGAGGCCGAAGTCTCGCTGAAGCGCCCCGTCTGTGCCGCCGAGGGTGCGAAGATAGCCATCAACCGCCGCGTCGGCGCGCGGTGGCGCCTCATCGGTATCGGGACCCTCAAGTGA
- a CDS encoding PIN domain-containing protein: MLLDTNALMMPVELDVRVFEELDRLLAADADLVVPEPVARELEKLSDGSGAEAVAASVGSDLAADRCRVVDAEETYADDAVVELAARGADYVVTNDRPLRDRLLERSVRVIGIRGRDKLDITEP, from the coding sequence GTGCTGCTCGACACGAACGCGCTGATGATGCCCGTGGAACTCGACGTCCGTGTGTTCGAGGAACTCGACCGACTGCTGGCCGCAGACGCCGACCTCGTGGTCCCCGAACCCGTCGCGCGGGAGTTGGAGAAACTCTCCGACGGGAGCGGGGCCGAGGCCGTCGCGGCGAGCGTCGGGTCGGACCTCGCCGCCGACCGGTGCCGTGTCGTCGACGCCGAGGAGACGTACGCTGACGACGCCGTGGTGGAACTCGCAGCACGCGGGGCCGACTACGTCGTCACGAACGACAGACCCCTTCGCGACCGACTGCTCGAACGCAGCGTACGGGTAATCGGTATAAGGGGGCGCGACAAACTGGACATAACAGAGCCTTAG
- a CDS encoding GTP-dependent dephospho-CoA kinase family protein, whose product MLELPADLRGEFKEPFGPLHTDVERLLAAADAEAPLVAVGDVVTYHLREFGRPPDVAVIDGLTKRSAVDEEIRRALSDPESRRDVTNPAGEITEALVVAVRDALGEEGPVTVIVDGEEDLATLPAVLSAPVGASVVYGQPDEGMVLVEVTEESKAEMRSLLRRMEGDADALIALAEE is encoded by the coding sequence ATGCTGGAACTGCCGGCCGACCTCAGAGGCGAGTTCAAAGAGCCGTTCGGCCCCCTCCACACCGACGTCGAGCGACTGCTCGCCGCGGCGGACGCCGAGGCGCCCCTCGTCGCCGTCGGCGACGTGGTCACCTACCACCTCCGCGAGTTCGGCCGCCCGCCGGACGTGGCCGTCATCGACGGCCTGACCAAGCGGAGCGCCGTCGACGAGGAAATACGACGCGCGCTGTCGGACCCCGAGTCGCGCCGCGACGTGACGAACCCGGCCGGCGAGATAACCGAGGCGCTGGTCGTCGCCGTCCGGGATGCGCTCGGCGAAGAAGGCCCCGTCACCGTCATCGTCGACGGCGAGGAGGACCTGGCGACGCTGCCGGCGGTGCTCTCGGCGCCCGTCGGCGCGAGCGTCGTCTACGGCCAACCCGACGAGGGCATGGTGTTGGTCGAGGTGACCGAGGAGTCGAAAGCCGAGATGCGGTCGCTGCTGCGGCGGATGGAGGGCGACGCGGACGCGCTCATCGCGCTTGCGGAGGAGTGA
- a CDS encoding MBL fold metallo-hydrolase, with the protein MSQTLELPESESEPQETENGSIFFVGTATVIVRYAGFTILTDPNFLHSGDHVHLGYGIRSERKTDPAIDIEDLPEDLDFVLLSHYHGDHFDRIVEEKLDKNLPIVTTEHAAEELEEKGFRETYAMDTWEEVTVRKGEAELDITSTPGRHGPPVVEKALPPVMGSVLEFRPAGAGEGTSFRLFVSGDTVMYDELEEIPERFPDIDLALLHLGGTEILGVLLTMDAEQGVEAVELFDADENIPIHYDDYEVFQSPLSDFKEAVEAAGLEDRVAYVDRGDTYRFEASASTEEK; encoded by the coding sequence GTGAGCCAGACCCTCGAACTCCCCGAATCCGAATCGGAACCACAAGAGACCGAAAACGGTTCCATCTTCTTTGTCGGGACGGCCACCGTCATCGTCCGCTACGCCGGATTCACAATCCTCACGGACCCGAACTTCCTGCACAGCGGCGACCACGTCCACCTCGGCTACGGCATTCGCTCGGAACGGAAGACCGACCCCGCAATCGACATCGAGGACCTGCCGGAGGACCTCGATTTCGTCCTGCTGTCGCACTACCACGGCGACCACTTCGACCGAATCGTCGAGGAGAAACTGGATAAGAATCTCCCAATCGTGACCACCGAACACGCCGCCGAGGAACTCGAAGAGAAAGGGTTCCGCGAGACGTACGCGATGGACACCTGGGAGGAGGTGACCGTCCGGAAGGGCGAGGCGGAACTCGACATCACCTCGACGCCGGGCCGACACGGCCCGCCGGTGGTCGAGAAGGCGCTCCCGCCCGTCATGGGCAGCGTGCTCGAATTCCGTCCGGCGGGGGCGGGCGAGGGAACCTCCTTCCGCCTGTTCGTCTCGGGCGACACGGTGATGTACGACGAGTTGGAGGAGATTCCCGAGCGCTTCCCTGACATCGACCTCGCCCTCCTCCATCTGGGCGGGACCGAGATTCTGGGCGTTCTCCTGACGATGGACGCCGAACAGGGCGTCGAGGCCGTCGAACTGTTCGACGCGGACGAGAACATCCCGATTCACTACGACGACTACGAGGTGTTTCAGTCGCCGCTGTCGGACTTCAAAGAGGCCGTCGAGGCGGCGGGCCTCGAAGACCGGGTCGCGTACGTGGACCGCGGGGACACCTACCGGTTCGAGGCGTCGGCATCTACCGAAGAGAAATAG
- a CDS encoding DUF5808 domain-containing protein has protein sequence MADKPQKGEILGVPYNFERPSLGRMLSSYWKPGQKMLVKKPFGVGYTLNLANWRSWVVVAVVAVLLWQERSSSASDPDFEDDDDEDDGPVEVIVD, from the coding sequence ATGGCAGACAAGCCGCAAAAAGGCGAGATTCTGGGCGTGCCGTACAACTTCGAGCGTCCGTCGCTCGGGCGGATGCTGTCGTCGTACTGGAAGCCCGGGCAGAAGATGCTCGTGAAGAAGCCGTTCGGCGTCGGCTACACGCTGAACCTCGCGAACTGGCGGTCGTGGGTCGTCGTCGCCGTCGTCGCCGTCCTCCTCTGGCAGGAGCGGAGTTCCTCCGCGTCCGACCCGGACTTCGAGGACGACGACGACGAGGACGACGGACCCGTCGAGGTCATCGTCGACTGA
- a CDS encoding metal-dependent hydrolase: MMATTHALAGVVLAVVVAVVFPESAAGATPLPVLAAALGGLFPDFDLYAGHRKTLHFPVYFSALAALAIPVAAFAPTTLTLSVALFFAAAALHSVMDAFGGGLELKPWLGTSERAVYSHYHKRWIPPRRWIRYDGAPEDLLAATLFALPAIYAFDGLLQTGVFVALGVSAVYVLLRKPMVVAAQTAVDAMPEDVVERMPERFVEDFR; this comes from the coding sequence ATGATGGCTACCACGCACGCCCTCGCAGGGGTCGTGCTCGCGGTCGTCGTCGCCGTGGTGTTCCCCGAGAGCGCCGCCGGCGCGACGCCGCTACCCGTGCTCGCGGCCGCTCTCGGCGGCCTCTTCCCCGACTTCGACCTCTACGCGGGGCACCGCAAGACGCTGCACTTCCCGGTGTACTTCAGCGCCCTCGCCGCGCTTGCGATTCCGGTCGCGGCGTTCGCGCCGACGACGCTGACGCTGTCGGTGGCGCTGTTCTTCGCCGCCGCGGCGCTGCACTCGGTGATGGACGCCTTCGGCGGCGGCCTCGAACTCAAGCCGTGGCTGGGCACCTCCGAGCGGGCCGTCTACAGCCACTACCACAAGCGCTGGATTCCGCCGCGCCGCTGGATTCGGTACGACGGCGCGCCCGAGGACCTGCTGGCGGCGACGCTGTTCGCCCTGCCGGCGATATACGCCTTCGACGGCCTCCTCCAGACGGGCGTGTTCGTCGCCCTCGGCGTCTCGGCGGTGTACGTGCTGCTGAGAAAGCCGATGGTCGTGGCCGCGCAGACGGCGGTGGACGCGATGCCCGAGGACGTGGTCGAACGGATGCCCGAGCGGTTCGTGGAAGACTTTCGGTAG
- a CDS encoding DUF7114 family protein: MDDAVRARDAAREALDDIEPDRLRAVLFGRLDDASMTPGALTLLSARALEPGADADTDGLAERAAGVQLIYEGLRLTRTLAHEEPWLSGDDEDISGDLDVIAADVLVSRGFYVLARTDAADRAVEVVRAFGRDQTLRRKQDAADAVDRNLEADIFTLAVVAGTTAVGGDAPPALLEYAAELARECDAEEDLPPATTAFSDATTERIASLSVTSTTDDRVPSSADR, translated from the coding sequence ATGGACGACGCCGTGCGGGCCCGTGACGCCGCGCGCGAGGCGCTCGACGATATCGAGCCGGACCGCCTCCGTGCGGTGTTGTTCGGCCGCCTCGACGACGCTTCGATGACGCCGGGTGCGCTGACGCTCCTGAGCGCCCGCGCGCTCGAACCCGGCGCGGACGCCGACACCGACGGACTCGCCGAACGCGCCGCGGGCGTCCAACTCATCTACGAGGGGCTCCGACTCACGCGGACCCTGGCGCACGAGGAACCGTGGCTCAGCGGCGACGACGAGGATATCTCCGGCGACCTGGACGTCATCGCCGCCGACGTGCTCGTCTCCCGCGGGTTCTACGTGCTCGCTCGGACCGACGCCGCCGACCGGGCCGTCGAGGTGGTCCGCGCGTTCGGCCGCGACCAGACGCTCCGCCGGAAACAGGACGCCGCCGACGCCGTCGACCGGAACCTCGAAGCGGACATCTTCACCCTCGCCGTCGTCGCCGGGACGACGGCCGTCGGCGGTGACGCCCCGCCCGCCCTCCTCGAATACGCCGCCGAACTGGCCCGCGAGTGCGACGCCGAGGAGGACCTCCCGCCGGCGACGACGGCCTTCTCGGACGCCACGACAGAACGCATCGCGTCGCTGTCGGTGACCAGCACGACGGACGACCGAGTGCCGTCGTCGGCGGACCGGTAG
- a CDS encoding potassium channel family protein → MKVVIVGYGRVGARTALVLREEGHDVTVVDNDERKVERAEEAGFEVFEGDGSSEAVLRRAGVEGADAVGGLTGDPNVNFAACMIGKEFGCRAVMRVSEDYRQEIYERYADDVDDVIYPERLGAAGAKTALLGGDFNAVGELTEQLRLSMLVVPEGAPVVGQKVANVDLGPDGRIYAHGGSREPMTIPLPGTTVEAGDRLALVADRDRFDDVRRVLLGEETKGNA, encoded by the coding sequence ATGAAGGTTGTTATCGTGGGGTACGGTCGTGTCGGCGCGCGAACCGCGCTCGTACTGCGGGAAGAGGGTCACGACGTGACGGTCGTCGACAACGACGAGCGGAAGGTCGAACGGGCCGAGGAGGCCGGGTTCGAGGTGTTCGAGGGCGACGGCAGCAGCGAGGCCGTCCTCCGCCGCGCGGGCGTGGAGGGGGCCGACGCCGTCGGCGGACTGACTGGCGACCCGAACGTCAACTTCGCGGCCTGCATGATCGGCAAGGAGTTCGGCTGCCGGGCGGTCATGCGCGTCAGCGAGGACTACCGCCAGGAGATTTACGAACGCTACGCCGACGACGTGGACGACGTGATATATCCCGAACGCCTCGGCGCGGCCGGCGCGAAGACGGCGCTGCTCGGCGGTGACTTCAACGCCGTCGGCGAGTTGACCGAGCAGTTGCGTCTCTCGATGCTCGTCGTCCCCGAGGGAGCGCCCGTGGTCGGGCAGAAGGTAGCGAACGTGGACCTCGGCCCCGACGGCCGCATCTACGCGCACGGCGGGTCCAGAGAACCCATGACTATCCCGCTGCCCGGAACGACCGTCGAGGCGGGCGACAGACTCGCACTCGTCGCGGACCGCGACCGGTTCGACGACGTCCGACGGGTGCTCCTTGGCGAAGAGACAAAGGGGAACGCGTAA